AGTTGAAAGCCTCAAGAACAAGCTATgtcaaggagaaaaaagaatatctGAATGTGAAGACAGGTCTTTTGAAATATTACaattggaaagaaggaaggaaggaagggaggaagggaaggagagaaaggagtaatTAAGAACTATAGGACtctgttaaacaaacaaacatctaTGTTTTCAGATTACCCAAGGGTGAAAAGAATAAAGGTAAGGGCacagaaaatatattcaataaaattaaagaaaatttccctAATTGTGGTAAAGATATGAACATCccatacaagaggcttatagtaCTTCAAATAGACATGACCAGAAAAGATCTTCACCATGGGATATTATAGCCAAATTTTCAAGAGTACAAACAACAAAGAATTTTAGAAATCTGCAAAAGAAAAGCACCAAGTCGCATTTAAATGTATTTCCATTAGATTAACAGCAAATTTCCTGTCAAAAACCCTCCTGGccaggagaaaatgaaataacacattctgagtcctgaaagaaaatgactGCCTACCAAGATTACTAAACCCAGCAAGGCTATCcttcaaaatgaaagataaatagaTATTACAAGACAAGCAAAACCTGAGGGATCCATGACAACCAGACCAGCCTTACAAAAGATGCTTCAGGCAATCTTacataaaaaaatcacagaaagatAACTACAATcattatatgttaaaatataaatcctCCTAGAAGAAGACatacacaaaactgaaaatattcaaaCATTATCAATATAGTAAACCATTAAATCACAAAGAGAAACAAggcaaaaagaagaacaaagaatattcaaaacaactagaggaaaatcaacaaaataacaaGAACAAATCCTCATCTATAGATAATAACCTGGAATGTAAATGGACTAAATTCTTCAGTTAAAAGATAGATTGGTTTAATGGATTTaaaacacacagatacacacacacacacacacacacacacacacactcacacacacaatatgCTGCCCATAAGAAACTCACCTCATCAGTGAAGACACACACAGAGGCTGAAAGTAAAGggatagaaaattatatttcaagcACATGGAACCTGTGAGGAGTATCTATACTTAAGACACATTAAGACAAAAACCACAAGAAGAGATAAAGGTCACTATACAATGATCAGGGGATCAATTCAACAAGAAGATAAAATGATTGCAAATCTAAATAAACCCAATTACAAAGCACTCaactttataaaacaaacactattAGATCTTAAGGGAGATGCAGGTGCCCATTCAATAATAATGTAAGATATCAATACACCACTATCATCAATATACAAATCATGCAgaccaaaatcatcatcatcatcatcatcatcatcatcatcatcatcatcaataagAAACAATGGAATTAAGCCATCCTAACAGACATTTATGTAACATTTCCTCTAACAGCTGAATACATTCATCAGTACATGGGACTTTCTTTAGAATATACTACATTAGGCCATGAAATGAgtcttaaaaaattcaaaaaaaaaaaaatgaaaccatattCTGCATCTTTTCTGAtcataataaaaacagaagaaataaaattagaagtcaacaaaagaaattttagaaatcataCAAACGTCCAAACGCTGAACACTACACTTTTGAACTAATAGTAGTTCATTGAGAAGTCAGAAGGGAAGAAAAGTACCTATCTCATCACTTTGTTCAATATAGTcctggcatattttaaaattcctaaaacaaatgaaaatggaaacaaaaaccAGGtagagtggcacacacctgtcacccCAACTATTTGGAAGTCGGAGGCTAGAGAATCGCAAATCTGAGGTCAAGcttggcaactttgtgagaccctatcaaaactttaaaaataaaaagagttgggggtgtatctcagtggtacagtgcccccaGATTTAATTCCTACTACTggaaaaaaggagaagagaaaatggaaatacaacataccaaaacttGATAAAGCTTTTGCTAGATcaaccaagggggaaaaaataggacccaaagaaaataaaattagggaTTTATATAAGGAGATGTTAAAATCgataccacagaaatacaaaagatcattaaggacttttacaaaaaACCATATGCTAAAAAATTGGAGAAtctaaagaaacaaatttctggACACATATGATCTATCAAAATTAAATcatgagaggctggggttgtaactcagtggtagagcgcttgcctggtgCAGGGTGttggggttgatcctcagcaccacaaaaaaattttaaaaaggcattgggtccacctacaactaaaaaaaaaaaattttttttaactgggtcATGAGGACATACAAAACATGAACAGACAAATAACAAGTAATGAGACTGAATGAGTAATAAAGTGCCCCAAGAAAGCAAAAGCCCAGGACCCAATGACTTAAAATTTcaccaaaatttaaagaaaaatgtcaattatTCTCAAACTATTCCCTAGAATTGAAAGGGAAAGAATCCTTCTAAATTCATTCCATGAGACCAGCTTTTACTCTgttaccaaaaccagacaagaacacaataaaaagaaaataacaaagcaaTATCCTGGtcaacacagatgcaaaaattacaacaaattacTAGCAAATTCAATTCAACAGcacataaaaaaatcattcataacAATCAATTGGTTTTATCCCAGGGAAGCAAAAATGGTTCAACATTTGTgatcatatttaataaatgtaacataacaataaaataaggataaaaatcaTATCACCTAAACAGATacagaaaagcatttgataaaattcaacatcccttcatgataaaTGCCCtgaacaaattaggtatagaaggatcATACTGCAACCTAATAAagactatatatgacaaacccatagCCAACAACTTATTGACTGGGGAAAAGatgaaagtatttcctctaagatcaggaagaagaaaaagtagctaTCTCATCACTTCGTTCAATATAGTCCTAGAACATTTAAAcagagaaattaggcaaaagagagaaaagggtgcagtggtgcatgcttataacctcagcaacttaggaggctgatgcagaaagatcacaagtttgagacaagctttggcaacttagactctgtcacacataaaaaggactggggatatagctcagtggtaaagcacccctggacttaatccccagtacccaaaaatgaaaattttaaaaaaggaaagaaataaaaggttatAAATAGGGAAGAAGTCATATTACCCCTACTTGTAGTTGGTATGATTCTACATGTAGACAAACCCAAAGACTCCACTGACAACTGTTAGAACTTAtcaattcagtaaagtagcagaatacaatatcaatatacaaaaatcagtaccttttctatataccaataaCAAATGTGCTGAAATCACAAAAGCAATCCTATTAAAATAGCtaccaaagaaaagagaaaagaaagtatcTAGGAACAAACTTAAAACAAAGACACGAAAGATAtacacaatgaaaattacagaattctgataaaagaaatctttaaaaaccaCCCATGTTCATAGATTGAAAGAATATTGCTCATATGTCCATAatacccaaagtgatctacagattcaatgcaattccaatcaaaaataccaatgatctttttttttttttttttttttttgggtacagggacgctctaccactgtgctacatccccagctctttttatttcttgagacagagtctcacttaaattgcttaaggccttgctaaattgttgagactgatcttgaacttgcaatccttctgcctcagcctcccaagtcactgggattacaggcatgtaccactggcATCTAACACTGCATCTCAAggacattcttcaaagaactagaaaaaacaatcctaaaattcatatggaaccatAAAAGAGCCCAAATAGCCAAACaattttgagcaaaaagaacaaatctagaggcatcacaatacccaatTTCAAGACATACTACAGAatcacagaaacagaaacagcatggtaatggcataaaaacagacacacagaccaactGAACAAAACAGAGATCCCAGAAATATAAACCCATGCATCCATAGCCAACTGATTCCtggcaaaggcaccaaaaacatacactggaaaaAAGACAGCttcttccacaaatggtgctgggaaaactgcatATCTACATGTTAAAGTGTGAAACTTGACCCCTAGCTCTTACCATATATAGAAACCAATTCAAAGATGGatcaaatggggctggggttgttggtgagtggcaaagtgcttgcctagcatgtgtgaagcactgggtctgattctcagcaccacatataaataaataaaataaaggtccatttacaactataaaaatatttttaaataatgcatcAAAGACCTAAACGTAACACCTGAATCTACTACAAGAAAACTTAGCAGAAAGATTTTGAGACATTGGTACAGGCAATGATTTTCTGGATAGGAcctcaaaagcacaggcaactaatggggggggggacaaatgggattatatccaattaaaaagcttcttcatagcaaagaaaacaatcaacagagtgaaagatacaacctacagaatgggagaaaatatttgccagctaTCTGTCTGACAGAGGGATAacattccaaaatatataaggaactcaaaaaccaaactaataacagcaacaacaaaacccctCAAGCAATCcactttaaaaatgggcaaattatCTCAAAagtcacttctcaaaagaaatatacatGGCCAATAAGCGTAagagaaaatgttcaatatcatttgCCATTAggtaaatacaaattaaaactacaatgagataccatctGACCCTAGTTAgaatagcaattttttttaaagtaaaaaatgctAGTGAGAATGTAGAGGAATAGGAACTCTTACACACTGCTTGCAGGGATATACATTAATATAGACATTATGAAGAACAATActgagattcttcagaaaactaaaaaatggcaGCAAACCACATAGCTCCCAGTTATCCATTGGCTTGCAAGAGTCAACAACAGAGGGTCTACAGAACAGTGTTCTGTATTGCTAAGATATGATGTTTGGTAGGCTACGTATATTAAATGCACTTTGAACTTACAATGAGTTTATCAGGACTAGCCAATTCTAAGTCAAAgagcatatgtatatacacatacttaTGCATaccctattggttctgtttctctggataaCCCCAGCATACAAATGTCAGGGTGCTTTATAgcaaatacttaaaaatacagAAGTGGCTTTAGAATTGGGTAATAGGAAGAGCACAGAAAAGTTCTGAGGAGCTTGACAGAAAAGGAATAGACTGCCTTAAAGAGACTATTGTTAGAAATATGGACATCAAAGGAGATTctgatgagagaaagaaaaaggagggaagtTGTAAAGAAGTTTTTACTGAACTAGAAAATATACTGTCATAGACAGAATGTTGCTGGAAATACCAATGTTGAAAGTATTTCCGTTGAgataatgcactccactattgtcatgtatataagaaataaatttttaaaaaaacaaattatacaaACTAACAGAAAGTCTAAGAGTAGAAAAGTACACTATTTCTAGGAAAGTAGGGGGATGAAGGAGGAATAATTTGAATAATAATCTGATTTATCACAATAATTTTGTTCTGACGATAGCCTgaatttctcaggtatttttttcatTACTCAGGTATTCTTGATCTTTTCTATGATTTGGGaaatatatatgtcatatttaatattttattctgcaaatatttcctaATCAAATTAAATGTAGATCTGTGAATGAAAAGATTAAAagtatcattaaaaaagaaaaaaaaaagaaagtacttcCAGTGAGGTCCCtgataaaaataagcaatatgctattagaaactggagaaaagacaATCCTTATTATAAAGTGGCAGAGAACTTGGCCCACTTATGGGTGCTAGTGTTCTGTGAAAAGTATAAGTTGGAAGCAATAAAGTTAGATATTTAGCTGAAGAGATttctaagcaaaatattaaaaggtGAGATCTGGTTTCTCCTTGCTGCTCATagcaaagaagaagaggaaagacgTAAATTGAAGAGGAAACTGCTAACAAAAAGGAACTAGAAGCTTGGATATTGGGACAATTTTTAGCTTAACACCAATAGCATGTTCTGGAAACAGGGCCGTGTGATTTAACAATGGTTTGCTACAAAGATTAGGCATATGGCTCATAGATCAATGAACTATCTCAGCCGAAGTCAGGCATAAAGATGCTGTTATACAGAAAGCTGTGGAGCCTTCTTGTGTAAGTACTGGGCCCCTGTGAATTGTGTGGGATCCCACCAAGGTTATTGAGAATTTCAAACTAGCAGAAGCACTGCCAGCTTGGATCAAAGGGACTGAGATAAGATAAAATGAAGGCGAGCTGTTGAGATTTCTGAAATTCCACAGGCAGGAAATGGACAATAGAGTTGTCTGGCTGTAAACATGTATTCTCTTTTTAAGAAACAGGAAGAATGACCACAAAGATAGTTCAAAGGCTATCAAGACTGCCACTGCCACCAGGAGCCTGACTGAAGGAGTGGTGATGCCACTTCAGGGGGTCTATCACCCTGGTGGGCTAGAAGCTGGAGGATGGAGCCTTAAGCCTTCTCAAGCCTTTAAACCTAATTGAATTTTTCCTGCCAAGTTCCAGACTTGCTTTGAGCCTGTGACCCCTTCAGAGTGGTAATGTCTATCCTATGCCTGTCCCACCACAGTATTTTAGAAGCAGAAAACTGTGTGGCTTCACAGTTTAAAGCTCTTGAAGAATTTTGCCGCAGGATGAATCATACCTTGAGTATGATTCATGCTTGACTTAAATGATGTTCAGATGATGTATTACTCAAGGTTCTCTAGAGAAAAAGAGCCAATAAGGTGGGCTCTGTGTGTATGTGATTTATTATAAGGAGGTGACTCATGCAATAGAAGCTGACAAGTCCCAAGATCTGCAGTTTGCAAGCCGCAGGCCCGAGAGAATAGATGGTGTATTTCAGTTCTAAGGCAGGAAAACACTGATGtcaattcttttctatttgaaCCTTAAATTGATTGGATAAAGACCATTTATATTAGGCAAAATGATCACTTTACCCAATCTCCCCATTTATATGTTAATTTCATCCAGAAACTGTCTCACAGACATACCCAGAATAACAATTAGCCAAATATCACGGCATCTCATGGTCTAGTTAAATTGGCATAAAAAGTCAGCCATCACAAAAGAGATTGTGGACTCAGAGTTGACTGTGTTAAAAGAATACTGGAATGGGGTGAACATATTTTGTGTTTAAGAAGGACATGGTAGCCAGGCctggtgttgcatgcctgtaatcccagaaacatgggaggctgaagcaggagaatcacaagttcaaagccagcctcagaaactcagcaaggccctaagcaacttagcatctctgggttcaatttccagtacaaaacaaacaaaagaggaCGAAGATGTGAATTCTGGAGACCTACAGGGTAGAACATCATAAACTTTGTGTTCTACCAAATTCATATATTCAAGTACCAACTCCCTGTAAATCAGAATTTACTGGAGGATAGGATCTTTACAAAGATAACCAAGTTAAAATGTGATCACTAGGGAGGGCTCTAACATGATATGACTGGTAcccttagaaaaaggaaaaactgcATACAGAGACACACCTAGAGGAAAAGAATGTGAAAGATGTAAGGCTTAAAACAGAACATTCCCTCACAGCCCTCAGAAAAAACCAACCCGGACAAAATACCTTGACTTTGGATATCTAACCTCAAgaattattaaaacaataaatttttattgtttagacCACCTAGTTTGTAGTAATTTGCTGCAGCATCTCTAGCAAATTAGCATATAAATTCTCATCTCTAACACATCAATTATCATTGCTCtcaaaatattcttttccttAATAATGGCCCCTAACAGTACTTACCAGGTACTAATCCTTGCAAGAAGTTCTTAGATATATATTATCTCAGTGAATATTCAAAACTAACCCTCTGAATGAATTTTAGGGTATTAAGATTAATGAGAAATAATTAGGTTACTAAAGTACATGCCGATACAGATGGATCTCCAATGCATTATGCTAGTGAAAAAAGCTGAACTCAAAAATTTACAGGATTCCATTTTCTGACATTCTagaaaaaacagaattattaaCAGTAAATAGTTCCAGGAGTGAAGAAAGAACTATAAGGGAattgtgttggggggggggggtatggTATTgtcccatctcttttttttttaacatttattttttagttgtagttggacacaatacctttattttatctctttattttttaaaaattattttttagttgtacacaatacctttattttgtttatttatttttatgtggtgctgaggatggaacccagggcctcacacaggctaggtgagcactctactgctaagccacaaccccagccccactgtcCTCTATCTTAATAACAATAAATCATGCTTACATAGCTACATTTGTGAAAACATACTCcaaaagggtgaattttactgcatgtaaattatacctcaataaaacagACTTTTAAACAACAGCCTGGCTTAACATCAAGTCTTAAAGTCTGCTGAGAAGGAAATACCTAAAACAAGTTAAGTTAGTCAACAGATttgattaaaattgtttttttggtttgtttaagTCTGTCACAATTTCCATACAACAAGAATCAGAAGGCCTACTTCCTACCCATTTCTATTAATTAAGTGATAAATGCATTAAGAGAATATTTTGTGTTTCTGATTCTAAGCTTGATATCTACAAAACGAGAAAAATCACTCCTATTCTCAAGATGGCTGCAGCCATCAAAGATGATAAATACAATACTCGGAGAGAGACAGAATACATACAGCGTCAGCTAACCAAATGTAAATGCATGAATACATCAAATTCCGTCAAGGCTAAGGCTGAAATTTCAGCCTTAACAATAAAATTCTGTTATAAATGGTAACAGGGAAGGGAGAAAGCAAATTTTCTGGAACAgaattaagaaagtaaaataagggctaagggtttagctcagtggcagaagcACAACTAATACTGGTAAAAccatgggctcaatccctggcaccaaaaagagaaggaaaaaaaaaataacacagctAGTGGGAATCACAAGTACATTAAACAGCTAGGATATTGACTAATGAGAATAACAATGGCCTTTTATAAATGTTTACTTTGGAAAATGGCACAAAAAAATGTCCATTTCTCAAAGATTACTATAGATGTCATTTTCTGCATGTTAATGCAAtcattttgtaaaacattttcaGGTGCTTGCTCCATATCACCACCAAGTGATTTACATATTAACTAATTTAATAGTCACAAGAATCAAAAGATGGAAAGCGATTTTCAAAATTCACTGCTTAAAGCTTTAGCAAGTCCAAAAAGCACTTAAATCAGCAATGAAAGCATTCCTAAggaatcatgtacaaccacaagaatgggatcctaattagaatacgttatattccatgtgtgtatgtcaaaatatactctactgtcatatatatctaaaagaaacaattttttttttttaaaaaaagaatgcttggAAGAATCCTTTGCTTACTATGCCTAAATTTTGTGTGCTAATCCTTATTCAAGAAGCTCTGGTTTGGGTTAGAAATATAACAGGGTAAGAAATTAAAATGCTACTCACTTTGCTGTCAGAGAACGAGAGTTTGCTGTTTAAGATCTTTCAAATGCTCTCAGATACGAACCACCAGCAAGACCCACAGAGCAGTGCTGAACTGTGTTATGCCTTGGGGACAATggctgtgtgtgtacacacaggtACAGCAGTATTAAACACATAAatcaagagagagaagaggaggtcCTCTTCCTGCGCCCCATGCTTTAGAgagtcttatttttctttggcTCTCCTCCAGTTTTATTCCTCCCCATAGGCCATAGTGTGGAACTTTCTAGAACATCCACCAAGATACCGGAAGCTCTGAGATTTCCACCCAAACAGTTCCAAAACCGTTTCCAAGATCCATCCCATGACTACCTTGTCACAAGGATAAATGCTACCAGATGTGAGAGATGGGGAGGCAGCTGGATGGAGAGATATAGTCCATACACATACCACACGTAGAAGGGAGCTGGCTCTCCCATGCTTTCCACTTTCCAGAAATGAATTCAGAGGATTTAGGGCGTGATCAAGGCAGCCTCGGGAGGAACTGGGCATATACTCACTATCAAGACAGAGCAACACCAGTAATGGGGAGATGGCAAAAGCTGACAGGTGTACTGGCAGATAGATGTACCCAAGAGCCTAGATAGGGAAAAAGAAGTGCGCCAAAACCAGGATGCGGCAAAACGCAGTTCCTGGAAAAAGTGCCTCAGGCATCGGCTGGCCTTTGCAGTCCAGCTCTGCAGAGAGTAGGGGGGCAGGGATCTGCGTAACTGGGAGCTGGGTGTCCAATAGGAAGGTTTTGAAGGCCGAGGAGATGGTAGGGTAGCAACAGGAGGAATCTGGTGCAGTATGAGCGCACAACCATCAGCTGATAGCGAGGAACCAGTCAAGTGCCGCGATTTAAAAGGGCGGGGCTGCAGCCGACGTCACCACCGCGGCACTCGTCACCCGCGCTTGCCGCATCCCATCCACAAGCTCTCTCTGGACCAGCTCGGGTGCACACGCGTCTCTGCGGGAGCCAGCCTAGACCTCTGCGGCAACTCCTGTATCATGGCCGACTCCGAGAACCAGGGACCTGCGGAGCCCAGCcaggcggcagcggcggcggcagcggcggcagcCGAGGCAACTGAGGAGGTAATGGCGGAAGGCGGTGCGCAGGGTGGAGATTCTGACAGCGCCGCTGGCCACAGTGACAGCGCGGCTGCTCAGATGGCTGAGGAGCCCCAGACCCCCGCAGAGAATGCTCCAAAGCCTAAAAATGACTTTATTGAGAGCCTGCCTAATTCGGTGAAATGCCGCGTCCTGGCGCTCAAAAAGCTGCAGAAGCGATGCGATAAGATCGAGGCCAAATTTGATAAGGAATTTCAGGCTCTGGAGAAAAAGTATAATGACATCTATAAGCCCCTACTCGCCAAGATCCAGGAGCTCACCGGAGAGATGGAGGGCTGTGCATGGACcctggagggggaggaagaggaggaggaggaatacgaggaagaggaggaggagggcgaggaggaggaggaggaggaggctgcggCAGCCGCGGGGGCGGCCGCGCGGGTGAGAGATGACAGTCACCATGCCGAGATGCCCGATGACGCCAAGAAATAAGCGGGGGCAGAGATCACCGGGAGAGAGTCGCCGTAAACaacaatccattttttttttcttttaaatattggtGGACTGTAAAAGGCTCAGGTTTTTGACCAAAAATACAATGTGAATCTATTCTGACattcctaaaataatttaaattgaagCAATTCGATTCTGGTCAGCCCATTTCAAATTTGACTTTCATTTCGAACACAACAAAGGTATCAAAAGATGTCGAAGAATACCAAATTAGGCTTAAAATGGTTTTTTCATGATCTGTGAGGACTGGGATTGAGGCTGCAATGGGTGTCAGCAGATGTAAAAGAAAGTACGTCACTTGAAATCCATTCATAACGCGACCATTACCCTACCCATGGAACAACCCAAGCCAAACTGTACTGCATTCTCTATGCTAATTCTTCTTTAGTCCTTACATTTCCCAATGCAGAGAAAGCGAACCCAAGAAAGACGTCATCTTTTAAGACTTTGCTTTTGCAATCCGGACATCAGCTTTACCACGTCAGAGGAGAGACGGTGAGAGACTGTGTGGAGGAAGCCTGCGATGGAGATCATGAGACTATTGCTAATGAGGCCAGGAAAACTGCCATTTCAATTTCTGAAAAATGTTCTGAATATTTGAATCTAGAGCAAAACATGGTTTCAAGAAGGAGAGTGTATAACATGTATAATATTGTCAACATACGTATTCATTAGTTACAGTTTCATGTTTAAGTGTTTTCTTGGTAGTGTCTTTACAAAGGCGTAAAAATTACCCTAAATGTTTTAAGTCACTTTACCTAGAATTGTAGAAATATTAATTTACTTGAAGAGATGTAGAATGTAGCAAATTCTGTAAAGCATGTGTACCCAGTGTTATGTAGTTTGATCCTTGTGAAGTCTTTGTCATGTAGCTTTTAGGGTGTAGCTGTGAAAATCATCAGAACTCCTCACTGAAGCTaatgtttgggaaaaaaatatatacttgaaGAACCAATCCAAGTGTGTGCCCCCATCCCCAGCTCAGAAGTAGAAAGGGTTTAAGTTTGCTTGTATTAGCTGTGCCTTCattattttgctatttaaatgtgacatattaaatataaaatggtgcatAATCAAATTTTACTGCTTGAGGATAGACTGGCATACAGAAAGGATTTTGAGGAAAGAACACATTTAATGTAAAGACTCTTAGCTTCTTTGTGGGTTTTGAATT
This genomic interval from Ictidomys tridecemlineatus isolate mIctTri1 chromosome 9, mIctTri1.hap1, whole genome shotgun sequence contains the following:
- the Nap1l5 gene encoding nucleosome assembly protein 1-like 5, producing MADSENQGPAEPSQAAAAAAAAAAEATEEVMAEGGAQGGDSDSAAGHSDSAAAQMAEEPQTPAENAPKPKNDFIESLPNSVKCRVLALKKLQKRCDKIEAKFDKEFQALEKKYNDIYKPLLAKIQELTGEMEGCAWTLEGEEEEEEEYEEEEEEGEEEEEEEAAAAAGAAARVRDDSHHAEMPDDAKK